In Chryseobacterium oranimense, a single window of DNA contains:
- a CDS encoding bacteriocin-like protein, whose product MKNLKKLKKEELKKVLGGMEPCKFQLCFRNGKWTCVPYDTCGGFEP is encoded by the coding sequence ATGAAAAATTTAAAAAAGCTTAAAAAAGAAGAATTAAAAAAGGTTTTAGGAGGTATGGAGCCCTGCAAATTCCAACTTTGCTTTAGAAACGGCAAATGGACATGCGTCCCTTATGACACATGCGGAGGATTCGAACCTTAA
- the purE gene encoding 5-(carboxyamino)imidazole ribonucleotide mutase, with amino-acid sequence MVGIIMGSQSDLPIMEQAANFLKSLDIPYELTVVSAHRTPERMFDYAKTAKERGLKVIIAGAGGAAHLPGMVASCTTLPVIGVPILSSNSIDGWDSVLSILQMPGGIPVATVALNGALNAGILAVKILGSADEAIAENLQKYQDSLKDKVLGTVDDIKAKHPNQYDK; translated from the coding sequence ATGGTAGGAATTATTATGGGCAGCCAAAGCGATCTGCCGATCATGGAACAGGCTGCAAATTTTCTGAAAAGCCTTGATATTCCATACGAACTGACGGTAGTTTCAGCACACAGAACTCCTGAAAGAATGTTTGATTATGCGAAAACAGCAAAGGAAAGAGGGCTGAAAGTCATTATCGCGGGAGCAGGCGGTGCTGCACACCTTCCGGGAATGGTAGCCAGCTGCACAACTTTACCCGTGATCGGGGTTCCGATTCTGTCGAGCAATTCTATTGACGGGTGGGATTCCGTATTGTCTATCCTTCAGATGCCGGGTGGGATTCCTGTAGCCACGGTAGCTTTAAACGGAGCATTGAATGCGGGAATATTAGCAGTGAAAATCTTAGGAAGTGCAGATGAAGCAATTGCTGAAAACCTTCAGAAATATCAGGATTCTTTAAAAGATAAAGTATTGGGAACGGTGGATGACATTAAAGCAAAACACCCTAACCAGTATGATAAATAG
- the yiaA gene encoding inner membrane protein YiaA — protein sequence MKKQKVSNAFVAASWVALGAGMIGFIVGLARAEMQLNEKGYYFTILLYGLFAVVSLQKAVRDRLENIPVTDIYYGICWFATLSSIVLLAVGLWNATILPSEKGFYAFAFLLALFGAISVQKNTRDNMIQE from the coding sequence ATGAAAAAACAAAAAGTCTCGAATGCATTTGTAGCCGCGTCTTGGGTAGCACTAGGAGCAGGAATGATAGGTTTTATCGTAGGTCTTGCCAGAGCAGAAATGCAACTGAATGAAAAAGGATATTATTTTACCATCCTGCTGTATGGTCTGTTTGCCGTAGTTTCTTTACAGAAAGCAGTTCGTGACCGGTTAGAAAACATTCCGGTAACAGACATTTATTACGGAATATGCTGGTTTGCCACCCTGTCTTCCATTGTACTGCTGGCTGTAGGACTTTGGAATGCCACTATCCTCCCAAGCGAAAAAGGGTTTTATGCATTTGCGTTTCTCCTTGCTCTTTTCGGTGCCATTTCCGTTCAGAAAAATACAAGAGACAATATGATCCAGGAATAA
- the ahcY gene encoding adenosylhomocysteinase, protein MSTTTQYVPYKVKDISLAEWGRKEITLAEAEMPGLMSIREEYGPSQPLKGARIAGCLHMTIQTAVLIETLVALGAEVTWSSCNIFSTQDHAAAAIAAAGIPVYAWKGLNEEEFDWCIEQTLFFGEDRKPLNMILDDGGDLTNMVFDKYPEFTKDIKGLSEETTTGVHRLYERMKNGTLVMPAINVNDSVTKSKFDNKYGCKESAVDAVRRATDVMLAGKRVVVCGYGDVGKGTAASFRGAGSIVTVTEIDPICALQAAMDGYEVKRLDTVVDNADIIITTTGNFNIVRGEHFLKMKDKAIVCNIGHFDNEIDMAWLNKNYGSTKSEVKPQVDIYTIEGKEVIILAEGRLVNLGCATGHPSFVMSNSFSNQTLAQIELWNNSAAYKNEVYTLPKHLDEKVAALHLKKLSVELETLSPEQAEYIGVDVKGPFKPEYYRY, encoded by the coding sequence ATGAGTACTACAACACAATACGTTCCTTACAAAGTGAAGGACATATCCCTAGCAGAATGGGGAAGAAAAGAAATTACCCTTGCCGAAGCAGAAATGCCCGGTTTGATGTCGATCCGTGAAGAATACGGACCATCTCAACCTCTGAAAGGAGCAAGAATTGCAGGATGTCTTCACATGACGATCCAAACTGCTGTGCTTATCGAGACATTGGTGGCTTTAGGAGCTGAAGTTACCTGGTCTTCTTGTAATATTTTCTCAACTCAGGATCACGCTGCTGCTGCTATTGCTGCTGCAGGAATTCCTGTTTATGCCTGGAAAGGTCTGAACGAAGAAGAGTTTGACTGGTGTATTGAGCAGACTTTATTCTTCGGTGAAGACAGAAAACCATTGAACATGATTTTGGATGACGGTGGAGATTTAACAAACATGGTGTTTGATAAATACCCTGAATTCACAAAAGATATCAAAGGACTTTCTGAAGAAACCACTACAGGAGTACACAGACTGTACGAAAGAATGAAGAACGGAACTCTGGTAATGCCTGCCATCAACGTAAACGATTCAGTAACCAAGTCTAAATTCGATAACAAATACGGATGTAAAGAATCTGCAGTAGATGCTGTAAGAAGAGCTACAGACGTTATGCTTGCCGGAAAAAGAGTGGTAGTTTGCGGATACGGAGACGTTGGTAAAGGTACTGCTGCCTCTTTCAGAGGAGCAGGTTCTATTGTTACCGTTACTGAAATTGACCCAATCTGTGCGCTTCAGGCTGCAATGGACGGTTACGAAGTAAAGAGACTGGATACAGTGGTAGACAATGCTGATATCATCATCACTACTACAGGAAACTTCAACATTGTAAGAGGAGAGCATTTCCTTAAAATGAAAGATAAGGCAATCGTTTGTAACATTGGTCACTTCGATAATGAAATCGATATGGCCTGGTTAAACAAAAACTACGGTTCTACAAAATCTGAAGTGAAGCCTCAGGTAGATATCTATACAATCGAAGGTAAAGAAGTGATCATTCTTGCTGAAGGTAGACTTGTTAACTTAGGATGTGCAACAGGACACCCAAGTTTCGTAATGTCGAACTCTTTCTCTAACCAGACTTTGGCTCAGATCGAACTTTGGAACAACTCTGCTGCTTACAAAAACGAAGTGTATACGCTTCCTAAGCATTTAGATGAGAAAGTAGCTGCTTTACACCTTAAAAAATTAAGCGTTGAACTGGAAACTCTTTCTCCGGAACAGGCTGAATATATTGGTGTAGATGTAAAAGGGCCATTCAAGCCTGAGTACTACAGATACTAA
- a CDS encoding HugZ family protein produces MNHNHTQEEAHRKAKPVAPKVKELIERTRSVILASVDAEGTPNSSYAPFVQAENTLYILVSFMAKHTKNLADGRKASVMLIEDESATKQIYARERLTLEAIPSQIERDSETWNTVVAKLKKTHGKVVDVIAEMGDFILIALQPVKGSYVNGFGSAYLVDENLEILEHRNDVNHQSK; encoded by the coding sequence ATGAATCATAACCATACTCAGGAAGAGGCTCACAGAAAAGCAAAGCCGGTAGCCCCAAAAGTAAAAGAACTGATAGAACGTACCAGAAGTGTGATTTTGGCTAGTGTAGATGCAGAAGGAACTCCTAATTCCAGCTATGCCCCTTTTGTACAGGCCGAAAATACACTGTACATCCTTGTTTCTTTTATGGCAAAACACACCAAAAATCTTGCTGACGGAAGAAAAGCTTCAGTGATGCTCATCGAGGATGAATCTGCTACGAAACAGATCTACGCCCGTGAAAGATTAACCCTTGAAGCAATACCTTCGCAAATAGAAAGAGATTCGGAAACCTGGAATACAGTTGTTGCCAAGCTAAAGAAAACTCATGGAAAAGTCGTAGATGTTATTGCTGAAATGGGCGATTTTATTCTGATTGCTTTGCAGCCGGTAAAAGGTTCTTACGTAAACGGCTTCGGAAGTGCTTATTTAGTAGATGAAAATCTTGAGATTCTTGAACATAGAAATGATGTGAATCATCAGTCGAAATAA
- a CDS encoding 4'-phosphopantetheinyl transferase family protein, which translates to MPLYRDFSDDNATILVWKYDDSEELDIHELLEPENAEKVKDYHPKKLLEVLMVRKLLKGLKPHSKILYKEREPFLSPKDAEISITHSFPFAAIAISKNKIGIDIEKFNPKILRVIDKFTYENERGFIPENNSVTFYTIIWSVKESMYKIHHSKYWSLKKNYEVKPFELKHLHKISCRVYDEQFSDEFKARVEFFDDYCFTIVEE; encoded by the coding sequence ATGCCCCTTTACCGAGATTTTTCAGATGACAATGCCACGATCCTCGTATGGAAATATGATGACAGCGAAGAACTTGATATCCACGAGCTTCTGGAACCTGAAAATGCCGAAAAGGTAAAAGATTACCATCCTAAAAAACTTCTGGAAGTATTGATGGTGCGTAAACTTTTAAAAGGTTTAAAACCTCATTCCAAAATTTTATACAAAGAAAGGGAGCCGTTTCTGTCTCCTAAAGATGCGGAGATTTCCATTACCCATTCATTTCCTTTTGCTGCTATTGCCATTTCCAAAAATAAAATAGGCATTGATATCGAAAAATTCAACCCGAAGATTTTAAGGGTTATCGATAAATTCACCTACGAAAATGAAAGGGGATTCATTCCTGAGAATAATTCCGTGACGTTTTATACCATTATCTGGAGTGTAAAGGAAAGTATGTATAAAATTCACCACTCAAAATACTGGTCTCTGAAAAAGAATTATGAAGTAAAGCCTTTTGAGCTTAAACATCTTCATAAAATAAGCTGCCGGGTTTATGATGAGCAGTTTTCAGATGAGTTCAAGGCAAGAGTGGAATTCTTTGATGATTACTGCTTTACGATTGTGGAGGAATAG
- a CDS encoding FUSC family protein yields MNYSAELKKFVTSQYVYSAIRITLATVLPCLVLAHFGILKEYFLFPLGTSFVALCDQPGPFIRRRNALTFAIFCFVFVALIASLVMNFKVLVILEIIIFGMFFSLIGVYGQRLAAVGSLSLVVLAIFIDGHLTGSNIFKSLLIFASGCTWFLLIFLVVTTIQPYKLASQMIGENYLQLAEFLKIKANYYQKNPDFDRLTIQVIAKQVGIKNLQEETRETVFKTRTIVNESTTTSRLLMLMFLNSMDLHEKLMTSESDYQKLQQSFEDSMILVNIHDYLNLLADEITNIGISLQIGTRAKPMSDLELELKNLNYHYFELRNKQLTPDNLENFMILRQILMRINEITKEINEIYKVFSQNIKLAKSLSTGLDLKKFMPNEEKLNFKVLRNNISLSSSHFRHAIRITTALLVGYLFSMFDFLGLGHTYWILITITAILKPAYSITKKRNLLRLYGTIAGAVIAYAILHFIDIKGVLFSILLLSMIMCFSFLKGRYFWAVLFMTIYVFLSFNFLNPGNVNVIFKDRILDTFIAGVIAFAVSYIVLPVWEHTQNLDLMKKSAADNLIYFESVISKFLDGNFDIEDYKVKRKNAIISLANLSDNFQRMISEPKNQQKKLEVVHQFVATSHLITAYTASLSQYSKNNEKYPEIDAESWSRKIEAEMQQTSVLLNGNEINEALKMESRLEPEDSSIEDMLSKRKTEIEENDVVDRRDPDKISHLTELKNIHDILELIYDVAKEQRKVIEKYKNEADPIPPQS; encoded by the coding sequence ATGAACTATTCAGCAGAACTCAAAAAATTCGTTACCAGCCAATATGTATATTCTGCGATCAGAATTACGCTGGCAACTGTTCTGCCCTGTTTAGTCCTTGCCCATTTCGGGATCCTTAAAGAATATTTCCTTTTTCCTTTGGGAACCAGCTTTGTGGCGCTTTGTGATCAGCCCGGTCCTTTTATCAGAAGAAGAAACGCACTTACATTTGCTATTTTCTGCTTTGTTTTTGTGGCACTTATTGCCAGTCTTGTCATGAATTTTAAGGTGTTGGTCATTCTGGAAATCATAATATTCGGAATGTTTTTCTCCCTGATTGGCGTTTATGGGCAGAGGCTTGCCGCAGTGGGATCATTATCTCTTGTAGTACTGGCTATTTTCATCGACGGGCATCTTACCGGCAGTAATATTTTTAAGAGCCTGCTTATATTTGCATCCGGATGTACCTGGTTCCTTCTGATTTTCCTTGTGGTTACCACTATTCAGCCCTATAAACTGGCCAGCCAGATGATTGGTGAAAATTATCTTCAGCTTGCTGAGTTTTTAAAAATAAAAGCCAATTATTATCAGAAAAACCCGGATTTCGACAGACTGACAATTCAGGTTATTGCCAAGCAGGTTGGAATTAAAAACCTACAGGAGGAAACAAGGGAAACTGTTTTCAAGACCAGAACCATTGTTAATGAATCTACGACCACCAGCCGTCTTTTAATGCTGATGTTCCTGAATTCCATGGACCTTCATGAAAAGCTGATGACCTCGGAGAGTGATTATCAGAAGCTGCAACAGAGTTTTGAAGATAGTATGATCCTTGTCAACATTCATGATTACCTGAACCTTCTTGCTGATGAAATTACTAATATCGGGATTTCGCTTCAGATAGGAACGAGGGCAAAACCTATGTCTGATCTGGAGCTCGAACTGAAAAATCTCAATTATCATTATTTCGAACTCCGCAACAAGCAGCTGACTCCCGATAATCTGGAAAATTTCATGATCCTGCGCCAGATCCTGATGCGCATTAATGAAATCACCAAGGAGATCAACGAGATCTATAAAGTATTTTCCCAGAATATAAAGCTGGCAAAAAGTCTTTCCACAGGGCTGGATCTTAAAAAATTCATGCCTAATGAGGAAAAACTCAATTTTAAAGTTTTAAGAAATAACATTTCGCTTTCGTCGTCGCATTTCCGGCACGCGATAAGGATTACTACGGCCTTACTGGTAGGATATCTTTTCTCGATGTTCGATTTCCTGGGGCTTGGCCACACATACTGGATACTTATTACCATCACTGCCATATTGAAGCCCGCCTACTCTATTACCAAAAAGCGGAACCTTCTACGGCTTTACGGAACCATTGCAGGAGCCGTAATAGCCTATGCGATTTTACATTTTATCGATATCAAAGGGGTATTATTTTCTATTTTGCTTTTAAGCATGATTATGTGTTTCAGTTTTCTGAAAGGCCGTTACTTTTGGGCAGTCCTGTTCATGACAATTTATGTATTCCTGAGTTTTAATTTTTTAAATCCCGGAAATGTAAATGTGATCTTTAAAGACAGAATTCTTGATACTTTTATTGCCGGAGTAATTGCTTTTGCGGTATCTTATATTGTTCTTCCGGTGTGGGAACATACTCAGAATCTGGATCTGATGAAGAAATCTGCGGCAGATAACCTGATCTATTTTGAAAGTGTTATTTCCAAATTCTTAGATGGAAATTTTGATATTGAAGATTATAAAGTAAAAAGGAAAAATGCCATCATTTCCCTGGCCAACCTTTCCGACAATTTTCAGAGAATGATCTCTGAGCCGAAAAACCAGCAGAAAAAACTGGAAGTCGTACACCAGTTTGTTGCCACCTCACACCTGATTACAGCCTACACCGCATCTTTGTCCCAGTATTCCAAAAACAATGAAAAATATCCCGAGATAGATGCTGAAAGCTGGAGCAGAAAGATAGAAGCAGAAATGCAGCAGACCTCTGTTCTGCTGAACGGAAACGAGATCAATGAAGCTCTAAAAATGGAAAGCCGGTTAGAACCAGAAGATTCTTCCATTGAGGACATGCTTTCGAAAAGAAAAACGGAAATAGAGGAAAACGATGTTGTTGACCGCAGAGACCCTGATAAAATTTCACATTTAACAGAACTTAAAAATATCCATGATATTTTGGAGCTGATCTATGATGTGGCCAAAGAACAGAGAAAAGTCATCGAAAAATACAAAAACGAGGCAGACCCTATTCCTCCACAATCGTAA
- the porV gene encoding type IX secretion system outer membrane channel protein PorV, with translation MNLTTKLLLGFGLSAGFLGYSQDLSKINPVLTGAPFLRIAPDARAGGMGDQGVVTSPDAFSQFWNAAKYPFSRTSSSIGLNYTPYMGKLTNDVFLLYGAFHKFLGQEERSTISASIYYFNMGQVDLTQLVGSEVTSMGTSKPNEFSIDVAYGLKLSDSYSMAVTGRFIRSDLAGGFNTDTTLKAANSFAVDVSGYYTSPRFSSFGGYDGKVNAGFAVQNLGPKLDYTGNEESRSYLPTMARLGVGYDMYLDDMNKIGLSVEGSKILVPGSEYVGIDPNTRQPMYAIPNVGPIAGIGKSFKNKNSIMYSGALEYSYDNAFAVRTGYFHESEEQGARQFATAGIGLKYRSFGLDISYLINMSKVNTALDNTLRFGLTWNIGDETSNVDY, from the coding sequence ATGAATTTAACTACTAAACTGCTTTTGGGATTTGGTTTAAGTGCTGGTTTTTTAGGCTATTCGCAAGATTTAAGTAAAATAAATCCAGTATTAACCGGAGCTCCTTTTCTAAGAATTGCACCAGATGCAAGAGCTGGAGGTATGGGAGATCAAGGGGTGGTAACTTCACCGGATGCATTTTCACAATTCTGGAATGCGGCAAAATATCCTTTTAGCAGAACAAGTTCTTCCATAGGTCTTAACTACACGCCTTATATGGGGAAGCTTACCAATGATGTATTTTTACTATATGGGGCATTCCATAAATTTTTGGGACAGGAAGAAAGATCTACAATCTCAGCAAGTATCTATTATTTCAATATGGGGCAGGTAGACCTTACCCAATTGGTAGGTTCTGAAGTCACTTCTATGGGTACCTCAAAACCTAATGAATTTTCCATCGACGTCGCCTACGGTCTGAAACTTTCCGATTCGTACTCCATGGCTGTTACCGGTAGATTCATCCGTTCAGATTTAGCCGGAGGTTTCAACACCGATACTACCCTTAAAGCTGCCAACAGTTTTGCAGTAGACGTTTCAGGATACTATACTTCTCCAAGATTCTCTAGTTTCGGAGGATATGACGGTAAAGTAAATGCTGGTTTTGCTGTTCAGAACTTAGGTCCTAAACTAGACTACACCGGAAATGAAGAATCCAGATCTTACCTGCCTACTATGGCAAGATTGGGAGTTGGATACGATATGTACCTGGATGATATGAACAAAATCGGTCTTAGTGTAGAAGGTTCAAAAATCCTTGTTCCGGGATCAGAATATGTGGGTATAGATCCAAATACGAGACAGCCAATGTATGCAATTCCGAATGTAGGTCCTATTGCCGGAATCGGAAAATCTTTCAAAAACAAGAACAGTATTATGTACAGTGGTGCCTTGGAATATTCTTATGACAATGCATTTGCAGTAAGAACAGGTTACTTCCACGAAAGCGAAGAGCAGGGAGCAAGACAGTTCGCTACAGCAGGTATCGGATTAAAATACCGTTCTTTCGGACTTGATATTTCTTATCTGATCAATATGTCGAAAGTCAATACGGCATTGGATAACACCCTTCGTTTCGGTCTTACCTGGAACATTGGTGATGAAACATCTAACGTAGATTATTAA